A genomic segment from Paraburkholderia hayleyella encodes:
- the ubiA gene encoding 4-hydroxybenzoate octaprenyltransferase — MFARLPLYLRLVRMDKPIGSLLLLWPTLNALWIASDGRPAWSLLVIFVLGTVLMRSAGCAINDYADRDFDRHVKRTANRPLASGQIKAWEAVTVALVLALISFLLIWPLNGFTKMLSVAALFVAGSYPFTKRFLAIPQAWLGIAFGFGIPMAFAAVQNHVPPYAWVMLLANVFWAVAYDTEYAMVDRDDDIKIGIRTSALTFGRHDVLAVMLCYAATLGIYAGLGVVLRFTWPYWLGWMAALGCAAYHYTLICHRERMACFAAFRHNNWLGGALFAGIAGHYALMAC; from the coding sequence ATGTTCGCTCGACTTCCGCTTTACTTGCGTCTTGTTCGCATGGACAAGCCGATTGGCAGCCTGCTGCTGCTTTGGCCAACGCTCAACGCACTATGGATTGCATCGGACGGCCGCCCCGCATGGTCGCTGCTGGTGATTTTCGTACTGGGTACGGTGCTCATGCGTTCAGCCGGGTGCGCGATCAATGATTATGCCGACCGCGATTTCGACCGTCACGTCAAGCGTACCGCAAACCGTCCTTTGGCCTCAGGCCAGATCAAGGCATGGGAGGCCGTTACCGTGGCGCTGGTGCTGGCGCTCATTTCATTTCTGCTGATCTGGCCGCTCAATGGGTTCACGAAGATGCTGTCGGTTGCGGCTTTGTTCGTGGCGGGATCGTATCCGTTCACCAAGCGCTTTCTGGCGATTCCCCAAGCCTGGCTTGGTATTGCCTTTGGCTTTGGCATTCCGATGGCGTTTGCGGCTGTGCAAAACCATGTGCCGCCCTATGCGTGGGTGATGCTGCTGGCGAATGTATTCTGGGCCGTGGCCTATGACACCGAATACGCGATGGTCGACCGCGATGACGACATCAAGATTGGCATCCGTACTTCGGCATTGACGTTCGGCCGTCACGATGTGCTGGCCGTGATGCTGTGCTATGCCGCGACGCTGGGTATTTACGCGGGGCTTGGCGTGGTGCTGCGCTTTACCTGGCCGTACTGGCTGGGCTGGATGGCGGCGCTGGGATGCGCCGCCTATCACTACACCTTGATTTGCCATCGGGAGCGGATGGCATGCTTCGCCGCGTTTCGTCACAACAACTGGCTAGGCGGTGCGCTCTTTGCCGGTATCGCTGGGCATTACGCATTGATGGCCTGCTGA